In one Sphingobacterium daejeonense genomic region, the following are encoded:
- a CDS encoding DUF4180 domain-containing protein, whose protein sequence is MITQRDLLSLVKNYTAKSMEIIKHTTNNQPVAEIIADDYIWTTIEDGKDIMGDIYYQGYDKLIVHEKNIHPDFFDLKTKIAGEILQKFSTYRVRLVIVGNFSTYESRSLKDFFFESNKGKAVNFLSSLEEALAKLSQ, encoded by the coding sequence ATGATAACTCAAAGAGATTTATTAAGTTTAGTAAAAAATTACACAGCTAAATCAATGGAAATAATTAAGCACACTACTAATAATCAACCAGTTGCAGAAATAATTGCAGATGATTACATATGGACTACAATTGAAGATGGAAAGGATATAATGGGAGATATTTATTACCAAGGATATGATAAATTAATCGTTCATGAAAAAAATATCCATCCAGACTTCTTTGATCTCAAGACTAAAATAGCAGGAGAAATCCTTCAGAAATTCTCGACCTATAGAGTAAGGCTGGTGATAGTGGGTAATTTTTCAACCTATGAAAGTAGGAGCCTCAAAGATTTTTTTTTCGAAAGCAATAAAGGAAAAGCGGTTAATTTTTTATCCTCATTAGAGGAGGCTTTAGCTAAACTTTCACAATAA
- a CDS encoding YgaP family membrane protein, with protein MGPQDKTIRIIIALIIAVLFFTKVITGTLAIVLLVVTGIFILTSLIGYCPIYSIFGISTCKKKAAQP; from the coding sequence ATGGGACCACAAGACAAGACTATTAGAATAATTATCGCTCTAATTATTGCCGTGTTATTCTTCACAAAAGTAATAACAGGTACTTTGGCAATAGTCCTTTTAGTTGTAACTGGAATATTCATCCTCACTAGTTTAATTGGGTACTGCCCTATCTACAGTATTTTCGGTATTTCTACTTGCAAAAAGAAAGCTGCACAACCATAA
- a CDS encoding Crp/Fnr family transcriptional regulator, giving the protein MSNRKFDFLLEKGIREEFDEVGSSLEFNAGDIIVEPNKYIKVIPLVLKGTIKVIRETNGGNELILYYIRSGESCAVSLSTSLMNKLSNIKAVAEENVELIAIPSSVSSKWYEIYSSWRMFVLKTMDNRYDEIINALDSVAFKKIDERLVDYLKSKSEALQSNILNITHQEIANELSTSREVISRLLKQLEQKGVLKLFRNKVEILSLV; this is encoded by the coding sequence ATGAGTAACAGGAAATTTGATTTTCTTCTTGAAAAAGGAATTAGAGAAGAATTTGATGAGGTGGGAAGTAGCCTTGAATTCAATGCTGGAGATATTATTGTTGAACCAAATAAATATATAAAAGTAATTCCTCTAGTATTAAAAGGCACCATTAAGGTTATTAGGGAAACCAATGGAGGAAACGAATTAATCCTCTATTACATTAGGTCGGGGGAAAGTTGCGCTGTCTCATTATCAACCTCATTAATGAACAAACTTAGTAATATCAAGGCGGTGGCTGAAGAAAATGTCGAATTGATCGCAATACCCTCTTCGGTATCTTCAAAATGGTATGAAATATACTCCAGTTGGAGAATGTTTGTGTTAAAAACAATGGACAATCGCTATGATGAAATCATAAATGCGTTGGATAGCGTCGCATTCAAGAAAATTGATGAAAGACTAGTTGATTATCTAAAATCAAAATCAGAAGCACTCCAAAGCAATATCTTGAACATAACCCATCAGGAGATTGCAAATGAGCTCTCAACTTCACGAGAAGTTATATCTAGGTTGTTAAAACAGCTTGAACAAAAAGGTGTTTTGAAACTTTTTCGAAATAAAGTTGAAATTTTATCGCTAGTGTGA